From a region of the Takifugu flavidus isolate HTHZ2018 chromosome 18, ASM371156v2, whole genome shotgun sequence genome:
- the LOC130515496 gene encoding small ubiquitin-related modifier 2, translating into MADEKPKEAVKTEGNEHINLKVAGQDGSVVQFKIKRHTPLIKLMKAYCDRQGLSMRQIRFRFDGQPINENDTPARLEMEDEDTIDVFQQQTGGWI; encoded by the exons ATGGCTGATGAAAAACCAAAG GAAGCGGTCAAGACGGAAGGCAACGAACACATAAACCTGAAGGTTGCGGGCCAGGATGGATCAGTCGTTCAGTTCAAGATCAAGAGGCACACACCACTCATCAAACTGATGAAGGCGTACTGCGACAGACAG GGACTTTCAATGAGGCAGATACGGTTCAGATTTGATGGGCAGCCAATAAACGAGAACGACACACCAGCGCGG TTGGAAATGGAAGATGAAGACACTATTGACGTGTTCCAGCAACAGACGGGAGGTTGGATTTGA
- the LOC130515495 gene encoding jupiter microtubule associated homolog 1-like, whose product MTTTTTFQGISPNGKSSSRVLRPPGGESSFSLGAEENTTPQRKNKMASNIFAEPDDPHAHRRNNPPTGAPTGTLCGEPSAPLRRCQQPILFPKNPQPELTTIHNSGAALVWSQTKEPENGQQQANDDCPADAEQEDQQDKPQPSEPSEAANGATGGRRNPPGGKSSLILG is encoded by the exons ATGACGACGACCACCACCTTTCAAGGAATAAGCCCCAACGGTAAAAGCAGCTCCAG GGTACTAAGACCGCCAGGTGGGGAGTCCAGCTTCAGCCTTGGCGCAGAGGAGAACACCACCCCCCAGCGCAAAAACAAGATGGCTTCCAACATCTTCGCAGAGCCTGATGATCCTCATGCTCATCGGAGGAACAATCCACCCA CTGGGGCACCAACAGGTACCCTGTGCGGAGAGCCCTCTGCCCCGCTGAGGCGGTGCCAGCAACCCATCCTCTTCCCCAAGAACCCTCAGCCGGAACTGACCACCATCCACAACTCTGGGGCGGCCTTGGTCTGGAGCCAGACAAAAGAG CCCGAGAATGGCCAGCAGCAAGCGAACGATG ATTGTCCTGCTGATGCAGAGcaggaggaccagcaggacAAGCCACAGCCCTCTGAACCATCGGAGGCTGCCAACGGGGCCACGGGCGGCCGAAGAAACCCCCCCGGTGGGAAATCCAGCCTCATCCTGGGTTGA